The Chaetodon trifascialis isolate fChaTrf1 chromosome 17, fChaTrf1.hap1, whole genome shotgun sequence genome has a segment encoding these proteins:
- the LOC139346025 gene encoding uncharacterized protein, protein MTLTCVLIWTVLCCCFTESRGQVTVTQPAAVSSALGGSITISCKSSPKVYGGSYLSWYQQKDGETHLLIYVASSRASGIPDRFTGSGSNTDFTLIISGVQTEDSGVYYCQSEHYINSSSGQITLTQSPESQSVVPGQTVSIRCKTISHVSDYLHWYLQKPGEAPKLLIYQASTRQSGVSSRFSGSGSGTDFTLTISGVQAEDSGVYYCQQSYSSPFTQ, encoded by the exons atgactctgaCCTGCGTCCTCatctggactgtcctctgctgctgcttcacag agtccagaggtcaggtcacagtgactcagcctgcagcagtgagctctGCTCTGGGAGGCTCCATCACCATCAGCTGTAAGAGCAGTCCAAAGGTTTATGGTGGGAGCTATTTATCCTGGTACcaacagaaagatggagaaacTCATTTGCTCATTTATGTTGCTAGCAGTCGAGCATCAGGGATTCCAGATCGTTTTACAGGCAGTGgatcaaacactgacttcactctgatcatcagtggagttcagactgaagattCAGGAGTTTACTACTGTCAGAGTGAACATTACATCAACA gTTCATCAGGACAAATCACCCTGACTCAGTCTCCTGAGTCTCAGTCTGTTGTTCCAGGACAGACTGTCTCCATCAGATGTAAAACCATTTCACATGTTAGTGACTATCTCCACTGGTACCTTCAGAAACCTGGAGAAGCTCCTAAACTCCTGATTTATCAAGCTTCAACCCGTCAGTCTGGAGTTTCATCTCGTTTCAGTGGAAGTGGATCTGGGACTGACttcactctgaccatcagtggagttcaggctgaagattCAGGAGTTTACTACTGTCAGCAGAGTTACAGCAGCCCGTTCACACAGTGA